In Coregonus clupeaformis isolate EN_2021a chromosome 5, ASM2061545v1, whole genome shotgun sequence, the sequence GGGAAACATGTGAAGGGGTGAGCTGGCAGGGTTGCTAGCATTAATATCTcaggtgcccttgagcaaggcacttaactcccAAACAGCTCAATGGGGCCACTCTGTGGCTGATCCTGTGCTGCTCCCAGCCTGTGCATGTGTGCactatctctgtatctctgtagcCACACACACTCAGATAATACATACTAACTGCATACTCTGCCATCACTTATACACCTGAGTTTTTAATCACTTACTTCTTCTCTGCAGACTTTCTTAGGATGAGGAGCACCACAGTTTTTGTCACCATGACAACGATGATCAAGCCAATGACTCCACCCACGACAGACACGATGATGGTGGTTACGGTATTGTCAACCACTTTCACTGGGGAGAGGAGGTGGATAAcaagagagagggtggaagggagggaggaatagaATGGTAAGAGGAAGAGAGGGTTCTGTAAGATGAGTATTCAGCTGTTTCCCTATAATCATAGTCAGGTGTACATTCTAGGAGAATATGATGAAGTAATTTGATGCAGATCTTTGACATTATGTCAAAGGTGTATCTGTAAACATTCAAGAAAAACGAACTGGCAAACATGTTTCACCAGGCagcgaagagagagaaggagggaagaatTGAGAATGTGTTGATCAGTCTCACAACCACAGCGCTGGAAGATCGATTGATCCGCTCATGAGGAGATATGATACATTTTCATATAGCTTTTACCTCCAAGGAATTGATTCTAGTGTATGCTGTGTATACACTACGATCAACACACTCGGTTGGACAATAAATAGATAATTCTGCAACATAACACTTGACCATGGAACTGATATCAGGGTATTCTTGAGCCATTATACAATGTGGAACTTAGACACATGACAAATAAAGCAGATATTTGCCCTACTTCCACTTGAAGACATCAAAAAGACTGGTGACTGGGTGGCCTAAACTTAAAGTATGAAAATGTCGTCAATGAGTATGTCGTATGCAGTCAGGGAGTGTGCAGTGTCTTACACTCATCCACCACGAAGAGGGTAAAGATGGCGCTATGGTTGCGGTTCTTCTCCTTGGGGTTCCGGGCAAAACAGGTGTACTCTCCCTCGTCCTCGAAGGTCACGTTGAACAGCAGGATGGAGATGTTGTTGTGCTTACTGCTGCCCACAAACTCTATCCGCTCGTGGTACACCTGCACCCGTGGTTCCACACCTCCTATAGGGATCACTGCCTCACAcagctggagagggagagggagagggagagggagagggagagggagagggagagggagagggagagagagagggtgagggagagagggggggaggggagaaggagagggagagggagaagacgagggagaggaagagggagagtgggagggggaggggagaaggagagggagagggagagggagaagaggagggagaggaagagggagagtgggagggggaggggagaaggagagggagagggaaagggagaagaggagggagaggaagagggagagggggaaagaggtggACAACAGGGGTgaagcaagcaagcaagcaagcaagtttatttatatagcacaattCATACATCGAAGCAATTCAATGTGCTTTACAAAGATGTTTATCAAAAGTAAAGGGGAGAGATGTTGAGATATGAGTTGAATGTCACATTGTTCATTGAGGGCgtgttagtgagggagataaccGTGTCAGTAAGTGTCATGCCTTCGTCATGGTGCCATTGTCGTTGTAGTGCCAGTTGAAGTAGAGGTTCTTGATGCCGATGCAGCTGGAGTAGGTGCAGGGTAACAGCACCGTGCTGCCATTCATCGCCTCCATGAAGGGCACCTTCCCCACTGACACCTCCAGTGCTGAAGCACACCATACTCCTGGAAGGgacggaggagggagggaaggagagagagcgagagagagagagtgagataataTTATTAGATTTGTAAGTAAACCATTTGGGATTCAATGATGTGGCACACTGGAAGACAGAAATTGAAATGCtctacagagagagaaacagagaacgaGGAAGGGAAAGCGTGAGGACATCATTTGTTTTTCACCAGCAGCAGTAGCCTACATGACCGTTCTTCTCTTATCTCCAGCAATTTTTTATAGCGGCCTGGCTGTTAAATGGCTGTTACGATCATCACTTACCCAAGGAGCTTGCACTggggtacaacacacacacactgtcaaacTCAACTAGCTCTTAGTCTGacgtcagaattagatgttcatcgATGTTTCTCAAAATTCAAAATTCAAAGTTGTTGCAAATGTCAaatttaaggttaagtttaggcgttAACTCTGATTTattaagttagagttaagtttaggcattaaccaCGAAatcttaagtttaggcattaactttgaatgtttaaggtaagggttaaggtttgggataggcttaaaacaaacatCTCAAAAATAACTTTCTATTGCTGAATTtcaacttgcaacctttggaatcagaggcagatgcttacaacCATCTGCTATCCCCATCCACAATGCTCTagcaaaacctacttgaaggtaactgttgc encodes:
- the LOC121567086 gene encoding sodium channel subunit beta-4-like isoform X2; the protein is MESKGSGRFSMSRCLRSGDTVHASVVVTLLLGVWCASALEVSVGKVPFMEAMNGSTVLLPCTYSSCIGIKNLYFNWHYNDNGTMTKLCEAVIPIGGVEPRVQVYHERIEFVGSSKHNNISILLFNVTFEDEGEYTCFARNPKEKNRNHSAIFTLFVVDELKVVDNTVTTIIVSVVGGVIGLIIVVMVTKTVVLLILRKSAEKNAGIRTNSSSATASPL
- the LOC121567086 gene encoding sodium channel subunit beta-4-like isoform X1; translation: MESKGSGRFSMSRCLRSGDTVHASVVVTLLLGVWCASALEVSVGKVPFMEAMNGSTVLLPCTYSSCIGIKNLYFNWHYNDNGTMTKLCEAVIPIGGVEPRVQVYHERIEFVGSSKHNNISILLFNVTFEDEGEYTCFARNPKEKNRNHSAIFTLFVVDELKVVDNTVTTIIVSVVGGVIGLIIVVMVTKTVVLLILRKSAEKNKECLVSSGQDNTDNGLNTAKADNKATPKA